From the Sporolituus thermophilus DSM 23256 genome, the window AGGATGGCTGGGTATGGGAGTCGATTTACGGCAGGAGATTATCCGCATCAATAACAATCTCAACATTGGCATGTTTGGCACTGGATTGCGAAAGCAACGTGTTGTCATGGCCGATGACGACAAAATTTTGATCACGGCCGATCACAAACGGATACCGGTACTGTCAGTTTTGGATCAGCAGCAGCGTCATATTACTCGGGTTATCGACGCAGCAATTTTGGATGAATACAAGCGGCGCCTCAAAGAAGCACTGATTAACCAGCTGCAGCTTCCGGTCAAAGCCGTATTAAAGGATTATGACCCTGAACATGAACTGGCTATTACCATCATCATTTTGAGTCAGCCATTGGCCAAAGAAATAAAATAGGCTGATCAGAAAATATTGTTAAAACTTTTATAATATTCTATTTGTTTAGCAGGAAAATAAAAATTCACGGCGAATACGGCGATTATACAACTCATCAAAGATGAGCGGTTAAAACTATATATTCGGTGGGCCGTAAGAGCTCTGCGGAGAGCTGAAAGCTACCCTTTATCGAGCGAAGGGCAAACATGCGCATAGG encodes:
- a CDS encoding Na-translocating system protein MpsC family protein, with product MGVDLRQEIIRINNNLNIGMFGTGLRKQRVVMADDDKILITADHKRIPVLSVLDQQQRHITRVIDAAILDEYKRRLKEALINQLQLPVKAVLKDYDPEHELAITIIILSQPLAKEIK